In a genomic window of Thermosynechococcus sp. CL-1:
- a CDS encoding branched-chain amino acid ABC transporter permease — translation MDIQLIQLFVNGLAVGSIIALAAVGLTLTFGILRLPNFAHGDFMTAGAYLTLVANATGLDIWLSMAIGGLGTAGLMLLSEKLLWQPMRDRRATSTTLIIISIGLSFLLRNAVILIWGSENQTYRLPVMPALDFWGVKIIYSKVIVMILAVVAIATVHLILQRTKVGKAMRAVADDLDLARVSGIDVEWVVLCTWLLAGVLTGVAGGLYGLITAVRPTMGWFLILPLFASVILGGIGNPYGAIAGALIIGVAQEMSTLMIPSEYKLAVALVIMMAVLLVRPQGLFRGTLS, via the coding sequence ATGGATATTCAACTGATTCAACTCTTTGTTAACGGATTGGCGGTGGGCAGTATTATTGCCCTCGCAGCAGTGGGTTTGACGCTCACATTTGGGATTTTGCGCCTGCCCAATTTTGCCCACGGCGACTTTATGACGGCGGGAGCCTACCTAACGCTGGTGGCTAATGCAACAGGACTGGATATTTGGCTCTCAATGGCGATCGGTGGCTTGGGAACGGCAGGGTTGATGCTCCTGAGTGAGAAGCTCCTGTGGCAGCCGATGCGCGATCGCCGGGCAACTTCCACCACACTGATTATTATTTCCATTGGTCTGTCGTTTCTGCTGCGCAATGCTGTGATTCTCATCTGGGGCAGTGAAAACCAAACCTATCGGCTGCCAGTGATGCCTGCCCTTGATTTTTGGGGCGTGAAAATTATTTACTCGAAGGTGATTGTCATGATTTTGGCGGTGGTGGCGATCGCCACTGTGCATTTGATCCTGCAACGCACCAAGGTGGGCAAAGCCATGCGAGCCGTAGCCGATGATCTCGACTTGGCGCGGGTTTCGGGGATTGATGTCGAGTGGGTGGTGCTGTGTACTTGGCTCTTGGCGGGGGTGCTCACGGGAGTGGCCGGGGGTCTCTATGGCCTGATTACCGCTGTGCGGCCAACGATGGGCTGGTTTTTGATCTTGCCCCTGTTTGCTAGTGTAATTCTCGGTGGCATTGGCAATCCCTATGGGGCGATCGCTGGCGCCCTGATTATTGGCGTGGCTCAGGAGATGAGTACCCTGATGATTCCTTCTGAATACAAGCTGGCCGTTGCCCTAGTGATCATGATGGCGGTGCTTTTAGTACGTCCCCAAGGGCTATTTCGTGGCACGCTCAGTTAG
- a CDS encoding Spy/CpxP family protein refolding chaperone, whose protein sequence is MKKNIQRFMVAIALIIGISGTVIPPQVVAQTSGGLLTAEQMKKLNLSVEQKQAVLRLTLRTNDRILKILDRDQQRIFRNAIKQGKSTGEAMDAVSLRPDQKTQLSKVMQDTRVEMLTILTPEQVKQLQGSR, encoded by the coding sequence ATGAAAAAGAATATTCAGCGATTCATGGTGGCGATCGCCTTGATTATTGGCATCAGTGGCACAGTCATTCCACCCCAAGTCGTGGCTCAAACCAGTGGCGGCCTATTGACTGCTGAGCAAATGAAAAAACTCAATCTCAGTGTTGAGCAAAAACAGGCCGTACTGCGGCTAACCCTGCGCACCAACGATCGCATCCTCAAGATCCTTGATCGCGACCAGCAGCGCATCTTTCGCAATGCCATCAAACAGGGGAAATCTACCGGTGAAGCCATGGACGCCGTTTCGTTGCGCCCTGATCAAAAGACACAACTCTCGAAGGTGATGCAGGATACCCGCGTCGAAATGCTGACAATTCTCACCCCTGAGCAAGTGAAGCAACTGCAAGGATCTCGCTAG
- the rfaE2 gene encoding D-glycero-beta-D-manno-heptose 1-phosphate adenylyltransferase: MARSVSVLRRSPLNLYTLEALVATINAAPQDWRPLVFTNGCFDLIHAGHVRYLAAARALGKRLVVGLNSDRSVATLKPKRPIIPEQQRAEVLASLRSVDAVVLFSDRTATSLIEVLQPEIYVKGGDYQLETLPEAAAVQRYGGRIELIQVEVPSSTTAIVQRILELHGEESPGAWSPQNQP, from the coding sequence GTGGCACGCTCAGTTAGTGTTCTTAGGAGAAGTCCCCTGAACCTTTACACCCTTGAAGCCCTTGTGGCTACCATCAATGCTGCGCCCCAAGACTGGCGCCCTTTGGTGTTTACCAATGGCTGTTTTGACCTGATCCATGCGGGTCATGTCCGCTATCTAGCAGCAGCCCGTGCCCTAGGCAAACGCTTGGTGGTGGGCTTGAATAGCGATCGCTCCGTGGCAACTCTAAAGCCAAAACGGCCAATTATTCCCGAACAGCAGCGGGCAGAGGTGCTTGCTAGTTTACGATCAGTAGATGCGGTGGTGCTATTTAGCGATCGCACTGCCACGAGCCTGATCGAGGTTCTCCAACCGGAGATCTACGTCAAGGGGGGCGATTACCAACTGGAGACCCTACCGGAAGCGGCGGCTGTGCAGCGCTATGGTGGTCGCATTGAACTCATTCAAGTAGAGGTTCCCAGTTCGACAACGGCGATCGTCCAACGCATTTTAGAGTTGCATGGGGAGGAGTCACCGGGCGCATGGTCACCACAGAACCAGCCTTAG
- the ychF gene encoding redox-regulated ATPase YchF codes for MLRAGIVGLPNVGKSTLFNALVANAKAEAANFPFCTIEPNVGVVAVPDERLEVLAKISQSAQIVPTRVEFVDIAGLVKGASKGEGLGNQFLANIREVDAIVHVVRCFEDEDIVHVAGRVNPVEDIAVINLELALADLAQIEKRIERTRKAARSQKEAQIELTALEKLLGVLNEGQPARLCQLTEDEEAAIRFLGLLTRKPVIYAANVAEQDLATGNEWTAAVQEIAQQEGAEVVIVSAQVEAELVDLPEGDRAEYLASLGVTEGGLRSLIRSTYKLLGLRTFFTTGPKETRAWTIPAGAKAPQAAGVIHSDFERGFIRAETVSYADLVACQSMTVAKEKGLVRSEGKDYVVQEGDVMLFRFNV; via the coding sequence ATGTTACGCGCGGGAATTGTCGGCCTACCGAATGTGGGCAAATCAACGCTGTTTAATGCCCTTGTGGCCAATGCCAAGGCCGAGGCGGCCAATTTTCCGTTTTGTACGATTGAACCCAATGTCGGTGTGGTGGCCGTCCCCGATGAACGGCTGGAGGTATTGGCAAAAATTTCCCAATCAGCGCAGATCGTGCCGACACGGGTAGAGTTTGTGGATATTGCGGGTTTGGTGAAGGGAGCCAGCAAAGGGGAAGGATTGGGCAACCAGTTCTTGGCCAATATTCGCGAGGTGGATGCCATTGTGCACGTGGTGCGCTGCTTTGAAGATGAGGATATTGTCCACGTGGCAGGTCGCGTCAATCCTGTCGAGGATATTGCGGTCATTAACTTAGAACTTGCCCTTGCGGATTTAGCGCAAATTGAAAAACGGATTGAACGTACCCGTAAGGCAGCGCGATCGCAAAAAGAGGCACAGATTGAACTCACGGCTCTTGAAAAGCTCCTTGGCGTGCTCAATGAGGGACAGCCTGCTCGTCTGTGTCAACTGACGGAGGACGAAGAAGCCGCCATTCGCTTTCTGGGATTGCTCACCCGTAAGCCCGTGATCTATGCCGCTAATGTGGCTGAGCAGGATTTGGCCACTGGCAATGAATGGACAGCGGCGGTTCAGGAGATTGCCCAGCAGGAGGGGGCGGAGGTGGTGATTGTCTCTGCTCAGGTGGAGGCTGAACTTGTGGATTTGCCCGAGGGCGATCGCGCTGAATATCTTGCTAGCTTGGGGGTCACTGAAGGGGGCTTGCGATCGCTGATTCGTTCTACCTATAAACTACTGGGTCTGCGAACTTTCTTTACTACCGGCCCCAAGGAAACCCGAGCATGGACGATTCCAGCGGGTGCCAAAGCCCCCCAAGCCGCAGGCGTTATTCACAGTGACTTTGAGCGGGGTTTTATTCGCGCTGAGACGGTGAGCTACGCAGACCTAGTGGCCTGTCAGTCCATGACG
- a CDS encoding GUN4 domain-containing protein — translation MVTTEPALADLREQLYNGNEKSQLAAMSTLSTAGSEGYHLLQEFLKDSATFSPPPAPWIRGQAYRLLFHSPEASVQAFLQQHYPQGVIPLRSDRGVDYQELAELLVAEKFEAADRLTSQKLCELAGPMAQKRRWLYFTEVEQLPIVDLQTIDQLWLAFSLGRFGYSVQRQLWLGCGQNWDRLWEKIGWRQGKRWPRYPNEFIWDLSAPRGHLPLTNQLRGVQVINALLNHPAWTA, via the coding sequence ATGGTCACCACAGAACCAGCCTTAGCCGATTTACGGGAGCAGTTGTACAACGGCAACGAAAAATCCCAACTGGCCGCCATGAGCACCCTGAGTACGGCAGGCAGTGAAGGCTATCACCTCTTGCAGGAATTCCTCAAAGACAGTGCCACCTTTTCCCCCCCACCCGCCCCTTGGATCCGCGGTCAGGCCTATCGTCTCCTATTCCACAGCCCAGAAGCCTCTGTGCAAGCCTTTTTGCAACAACACTATCCCCAAGGGGTGATCCCGCTGCGCTCCGATCGCGGGGTGGACTATCAGGAACTGGCTGAACTCCTGGTGGCCGAAAAATTTGAAGCCGCCGATCGCCTAACCAGCCAAAAGCTCTGTGAACTGGCAGGCCCGATGGCACAAAAACGCCGCTGGCTGTATTTCACCGAGGTGGAGCAGTTGCCAATTGTGGATTTGCAAACCATTGATCAGCTATGGCTCGCCTTTTCCTTGGGTCGCTTTGGCTATTCGGTGCAACGGCAACTGTGGCTAGGCTGCGGTCAAAACTGGGATCGGCTGTGGGAGAAAATTGGCTGGCGGCAGGGCAAGCGGTGGCCGCGCTATCCGAATGAATTTATCTGGGACTTGAGTGCCCCGCGCGGACATTTACCCCTGACCAATCAACTGCGGGGCGTACAGGTGATCAACGCCCTGCTCAATCATCCCGCTTGGACAGCCTAG
- the cofH gene encoding 7,8-didemethyl-8-hydroxy-5-deazariboflavin synthase subunit CofH: MQTIGAIVELEAALANNGISAQQALTLLTAALPLAASSDPQEPLPPLLRALQTASDRLRQQQVGDTVTYVINRNINFTNICEQHCAFCAFRRDATAADAYWLDIDTILSKVADAVAQGATEICMQGGLNPAAKECGSSLRYYQCLVRDIKTAFPEIHLHAFSPQEIQFIAREDGLSYAQVIDVLHQSGVDSMPGTAAEVLVDRVRSKICPEKMNTATWLEIVETAHRLGVWTTSTMLCGHIETPADQVAHLQHLQQLQQKALEHDYPAQITEFILLPYVGELAPKAMRQWVGHPQPQLLPTLVLTAVARLFLGRWIPNHQPSWVKLGLEGATMALNWGCNDLGGTLMEEHITSVAGAQGGTGVSPADLVAAICSLGRTPCQRTTLYHPVGEL; this comes from the coding sequence ATGCAGACCATAGGGGCGATCGTTGAGCTAGAGGCGGCTCTTGCCAACAATGGCATTTCTGCCCAACAAGCCCTCACCCTTTTGACAGCCGCTCTTCCCTTAGCCGCAAGCAGTGATCCTCAAGAACCATTGCCCCCCCTCCTCAGGGCACTACAAACCGCGAGCGATCGCCTGCGCCAACAACAGGTAGGCGACACCGTCACCTATGTGATTAACCGCAACATCAACTTCACGAATATCTGCGAGCAACACTGTGCTTTCTGTGCCTTTCGTCGCGATGCCACCGCTGCCGATGCCTACTGGCTCGACATTGACACGATCCTGAGCAAAGTGGCTGATGCAGTTGCCCAAGGGGCGACGGAAATCTGTATGCAGGGCGGACTCAATCCAGCCGCTAAAGAATGCGGCTCTAGTTTGCGCTATTACCAATGCCTCGTGCGGGACATTAAAACGGCCTTTCCTGAAATCCATCTCCACGCCTTTTCGCCCCAAGAAATTCAATTCATTGCCCGTGAGGATGGCCTCTCCTATGCCCAAGTGATTGATGTTCTGCATCAGAGTGGGGTGGACTCCATGCCGGGTACTGCCGCTGAGGTGTTAGTAGATCGAGTGCGCTCAAAAATCTGTCCTGAGAAAATGAACACCGCGACATGGCTAGAGATTGTGGAAACCGCCCATCGTTTGGGGGTATGGACGACCAGCACCATGCTCTGCGGCCACATTGAAACCCCAGCCGATCAGGTGGCTCACCTACAACACCTACAGCAACTTCAGCAAAAGGCCTTAGAACACGACTATCCCGCGCAAATTACCGAGTTTATTCTGCTGCCCTACGTGGGGGAACTTGCCCCCAAGGCAATGCGACAATGGGTAGGACACCCGCAACCGCAGTTATTACCCACACTTGTCCTCACGGCAGTGGCGCGGTTGTTTTTAGGGCGATGGATTCCGAACCACCAGCCTAGTTGGGTCAAACTGGGTCTTGAGGGGGCAACCATGGCTCTGAATTGGGGCTGTAATGATTTGGGGGGAACGCTGATGGAAGAACACATTACCTCAGTGGCTGGAGCGCAGGGGGGCACGGGCGTTAGTCCAGCAGATCTGGTGGCCGCAATTTGCTCCTTAGGGCGAACCCCATGTCAGCGCACCACACTTTACCATCCCGTTGGAGAGTTGTGA
- the glnA gene encoding type I glutamate--ammonia ligase, with protein sequence MATPQEILNLINSKYELIDLKFIDMPGTWQHLTVHKSQIDESSFTEGVPFDGSSIRGWKAINESDMMMVPDPDTAWEDPFMKEPTLSMICTIKDPRTGELYDRCPRSIATRAIEYLKATGIGDTAYFGPEAEFFVFDDVRYDQNQKSGYYYVDSIEGVWNTGREEEGGNLGYKIRGKEGYFPVAPTDTLQDLRTEMLLTMAKCGVPIEKHHHEVATGGQCELGFRFGTLIQAADWLMTYKYCVKNVARKHGKVATFMPKPVFNDNGSGMHTHQSIWKDGQPLFWGEGYANLSQIALWYIGGLLKHAPALLAFTNPTTNSYKRLVPGFEAPVNLAYSQGNRSASVRIPLTGPNPKAKRLEFRCPDATSNPYLAFAAMLCAGIDGIKNQIDPGSPLDVDIYDLSPEELAKIPSTPGSLMAALENLQKDHSFLTAGGVFSEDFILNWIQYKLDTEVIPMSLRPHPYEFTLYFDA encoded by the coding sequence ATGGCAACGCCCCAAGAAATCTTGAATTTGATCAACAGCAAGTACGAGCTAATCGACTTGAAATTTATTGACATGCCCGGCACGTGGCAACACCTGACGGTTCACAAGAGCCAAATTGACGAAAGTTCATTTACCGAGGGTGTGCCCTTCGACGGCTCCAGTATTCGCGGTTGGAAAGCGATCAACGAATCCGACATGATGATGGTGCCGGATCCGGATACGGCGTGGGAAGACCCCTTCATGAAAGAACCCACCCTGAGCATGATTTGCACCATCAAAGATCCACGCACCGGAGAACTCTACGATCGCTGCCCGCGCTCCATTGCCACCCGTGCCATTGAGTACCTAAAAGCCACCGGCATTGGTGATACGGCCTACTTTGGCCCCGAAGCCGAGTTCTTTGTTTTCGATGACGTTCGCTACGACCAAAACCAAAAGTCTGGCTACTACTACGTTGATAGTATTGAAGGTGTTTGGAACACTGGCCGCGAAGAAGAAGGGGGCAACCTTGGCTACAAAATCCGTGGCAAAGAGGGCTACTTCCCTGTTGCGCCGACGGATACACTGCAAGACCTGCGGACAGAAATGCTCTTAACGATGGCCAAGTGCGGTGTGCCCATTGAAAAACATCACCACGAAGTGGCCACAGGAGGTCAGTGCGAGTTGGGTTTCCGCTTTGGCACTCTCATTCAAGCTGCCGACTGGCTGATGACCTATAAGTACTGCGTCAAGAACGTTGCCCGCAAGCACGGTAAAGTGGCAACCTTTATGCCCAAGCCCGTCTTCAACGACAACGGTTCGGGGATGCACACTCACCAGTCGATTTGGAAAGATGGTCAACCGCTGTTTTGGGGTGAGGGCTACGCCAATTTGAGCCAAATTGCACTTTGGTATATTGGGGGTCTTCTCAAACACGCCCCAGCGCTGTTGGCCTTTACCAACCCGACAACGAACTCCTACAAACGACTGGTTCCCGGCTTTGAAGCCCCCGTGAACCTTGCCTATTCCCAAGGCAACCGCTCTGCCTCTGTGCGGATTCCTCTCACTGGTCCCAATCCCAAAGCGAAGCGCCTAGAGTTTCGTTGCCCCGATGCCACCAGTAACCCCTACCTTGCCTTTGCGGCGATGCTGTGTGCAGGGATTGATGGCATCAAGAATCAAATTGATCCGGGTAGCCCCTTGGATGTTGATATCTATGACCTCAGCCCCGAAGAACTGGCCAAAATTCCCTCCACCCCCGGTTCACTCATGGCGGCTCTGGAAAACCTGCAAAAGGATCATAGCTTCCTCACAGCGGGCGGTGTCTTTAGCGAAGACTTTATCCTCAACTGGATTCAGTACAAGCTGGACACAGAAGTGATTCCCATGTCCCTGCGTCCTCACCCCTATGAATTCACCCTCTACTTTGATGCCTAG
- a CDS encoding glycosyltransferase family 4 protein, translating to MRIAQIAPLWERVPPPAYGGVELVVSLLTEELVKRGHEVTLFASGDSITQAKLVSTYPHAIRLDPNVQEYAVYEALQLGEVFSRANEFDVIHSHVGYTALPYASLVKTPVVHTLHGRFTTDNERIFSQYRNQNYVSISHSQRQLRDLNYIATVYNAIAVETHHFYSQPSDPPYLAFLGRLSPEKGPHHAIEIAKRVGIPLRMAGKVDRVDRDYFKELIEPHIDGELIQFIGEADHPTKNALLGGAIAMLFPITWQEPFGLVMIESMAAGTPVVAIAKGAAPEVIEHGKTGFLCHSVDECVAAVAQVPQLDRMACRDYVWQRFSVERMVSEYEAVYDTVLADTFVHNGHRRGTIELLAS from the coding sequence ATGCGCATTGCTCAAATCGCTCCCCTGTGGGAACGGGTACCGCCGCCAGCCTACGGGGGTGTGGAGTTGGTGGTGAGTCTGCTCACAGAAGAGTTAGTCAAGCGAGGGCACGAGGTCACGCTGTTTGCCAGTGGCGATTCCATTACCCAAGCCAAATTGGTTTCTACCTATCCCCACGCCATTCGCCTCGATCCCAATGTGCAGGAATATGCCGTCTATGAAGCTCTGCAACTGGGAGAAGTCTTTAGTCGTGCCAATGAATTTGATGTCATCCATTCCCATGTGGGCTATACGGCTTTACCCTACGCCAGTCTGGTGAAAACACCCGTTGTTCACACGCTCCATGGTCGCTTTACGACGGATAATGAGCGCATTTTCAGCCAATATCGCAACCAAAACTATGTCAGTATTTCCCATTCCCAGCGGCAACTACGGGATTTGAACTACATTGCCACGGTCTATAACGCCATTGCCGTGGAAACCCATCACTTCTATTCCCAGCCCAGCGATCCACCCTATTTGGCCTTCTTGGGACGGCTCTCCCCGGAAAAAGGCCCTCACCATGCCATTGAAATTGCTAAGCGAGTGGGCATCCCCCTGCGGATGGCCGGCAAAGTGGATCGGGTGGATCGCGACTACTTCAAGGAATTGATTGAACCCCACATTGATGGTGAATTGATCCAATTTATCGGCGAAGCAGATCATCCAACCAAGAATGCTCTCCTAGGTGGAGCGATCGCCATGCTCTTTCCGATTACGTGGCAGGAACCCTTTGGCCTAGTGATGATTGAGTCCATGGCAGCCGGTACGCCAGTGGTAGCGATCGCCAAGGGGGCAGCGCCTGAAGTGATTGAGCACGGCAAAACCGGTTTTCTGTGTCACTCCGTTGACGAATGTGTGGCGGCTGTTGCCCAAGTGCCGCAACTGGATCGCATGGCCTGTCGAGACTATGTTTGGCAGCGGTTCAGTGTTGAACGGATGGTGAGCGAGTATGAAGCAGTCTATGATACCGTTCTCGCCGACACCTTTGTCCATAATGGACATCGTAGGGGGACGATTGAACTGCTGGCCAGTTAG
- a CDS encoding glycosyltransferase family 1 protein — MQALSTRTAKNTLPRAFAMPQPQVPARQPIALISVHGDPAADVGHESAGGQNIYVRQLGEALAAAGWHVDMFTRKIHPDDPDVIEHSPHCRTIRLEAGPLTYIPREKLFETLPKFVEAFKAYHAKYGYPLIHTNYWLSGWVGWQLRQELNFQWLHTYHSLGVVKYQVASEQAQRDETRLMVEKAILENADCVIVTSPQEEAYLRRWVSKAGQTRLIPCGTNLHLFYPVADARAQLNLPADEPIVLYVGRFDRRKGIETLVAAMAQVPQGRLLLVGGSDPQRSDGAERRRIEGLVQEYNLGDRVTFVGQIDHERLAVYYSAANVCVVPSYYEPFGLVAIEAMACGTPVIASAVGGLQFTVIPEETGLLVPPQDATALAKAIQRILANPAWARTLGENGRERVQALFNWEAIALQMGQLYRQLFAASLMGNSPRLETVKNTASLTTVTKAALAS; from the coding sequence ATGCAAGCATTATCAACCCGTACAGCAAAAAATACACTTCCTCGGGCGTTTGCCATGCCCCAACCGCAGGTGCCTGCCCGTCAACCCATTGCCTTGATTTCTGTGCATGGGGATCCCGCCGCTGATGTCGGCCATGAATCCGCTGGCGGCCAAAATATCTATGTACGGCAATTGGGGGAAGCCCTCGCGGCAGCCGGGTGGCACGTGGATATGTTTACCCGCAAAATCCATCCTGATGACCCCGATGTCATTGAACATAGCCCCCACTGTCGCACCATTCGCCTCGAGGCAGGCCCTCTGACCTATATTCCGCGTGAGAAACTCTTTGAGACCTTGCCGAAGTTTGTCGAAGCCTTCAAGGCTTACCATGCCAAATATGGCTATCCCCTGATCCACACCAATTACTGGCTCTCTGGCTGGGTGGGTTGGCAGTTGCGTCAGGAGTTGAATTTCCAATGGCTGCACACCTACCATTCCTTGGGGGTTGTCAAATATCAAGTGGCTTCCGAGCAAGCCCAACGGGATGAAACCCGCCTCATGGTGGAAAAAGCCATCCTTGAAAATGCCGACTGTGTGATTGTGACTAGCCCCCAAGAGGAAGCCTACCTACGGCGTTGGGTCTCCAAGGCAGGGCAAACACGTCTGATTCCCTGTGGCACGAATTTGCATCTCTTTTACCCCGTGGCCGATGCCCGTGCCCAACTGAATTTGCCTGCCGATGAGCCGATTGTGCTCTATGTGGGTCGCTTTGATCGCCGCAAAGGGATTGAAACGCTGGTGGCAGCGATGGCTCAAGTGCCCCAAGGGCGGTTACTGCTTGTGGGGGGGAGTGATCCGCAGCGCAGTGATGGTGCCGAACGGCGGCGCATTGAAGGATTAGTGCAGGAGTACAACTTGGGCGATCGCGTGACCTTTGTCGGGCAAATTGACCATGAGCGCTTGGCGGTTTACTACAGTGCTGCCAATGTCTGCGTTGTGCCCAGCTACTATGAACCCTTTGGCTTGGTGGCCATTGAAGCGATGGCCTGTGGCACGCCGGTGATTGCCTCTGCGGTTGGGGGCCTGCAATTCACGGTGATTCCCGAGGAAACAGGGCTACTGGTGCCGCCTCAGGATGCCACCGCCTTGGCCAAGGCCATTCAGCGTATCTTGGCTAATCCAGCTTGGGCGCGTACCCTTGGGGAAAATGGCCGTGAGCGGGTGCAAGCCCTCTTCAACTGGGAAGCGATCGCCCTCCAGATGGGGCAACTGTACCGGCAACTCTTTGCTGCCTCCCTCATGGGGAATTCACCGCGCTTAGAGACGGTTAAGAACACAGCCTCACTGACAACTGTGACCAAGGCGGCCTTAGCCTCCTAA
- a CDS encoding DUF2085 domain-containing protein, with translation MVRWRSLFPLWPDVILAALILGPLFAPFLAASHFLFLPKIAHIIYTMGNHVCPQPEMGLMLAPPWKMAVCMRCYGTLLGVLLTRWWIERSTTAREWYWLPQYGLGGFLVAVLLMLFYPLEWALQHYGVWGYSNWIVFPFGAIAGLGLGLLIMPLLYPKQRLATSR, from the coding sequence ATGGTGCGGTGGCGATCGCTTTTTCCCCTATGGCCTGATGTCATTCTGGCGGCACTGATTCTAGGTCCTTTGTTTGCGCCTTTCTTGGCCGCTAGTCATTTTCTTTTCTTGCCTAAAATTGCCCACATTATCTACACGATGGGCAATCATGTATGTCCGCAGCCAGAAATGGGCTTGATGCTCGCTCCCCCTTGGAAAATGGCGGTGTGTATGCGCTGCTATGGCACCCTTCTGGGGGTTCTTTTGACCCGTTGGTGGATTGAGCGTTCCACCACTGCTCGCGAGTGGTACTGGCTGCCGCAGTATGGTCTGGGGGGCTTTTTAGTGGCGGTGTTGTTAATGCTGTTTTATCCCCTTGAGTGGGCACTGCAACACTATGGCGTCTGGGGCTATTCCAATTGGATTGTCTTTCCCTTTGGGGCGATCGCGGGACTGGGCTTGGGATTACTGATCATGCCCCTGTTATATCCCAAACAGCGCCTTGCTACCTCCCGCTAG
- a CDS encoding carbon dioxide-concentrating mechanism protein CcmK — protein MGDVEGGMAMAAEAVGMVQVLGYPAALAVSDTLVKAAQVTLVSCEGIGAGYWTVVIRGEVADVNAAVRAARSLSGHEVISHQIIARPDGNLEQVLPIVVPQQPAEDFLL, from the coding sequence ATGGGAGACGTGGAAGGGGGAATGGCAATGGCAGCAGAAGCGGTGGGCATGGTGCAGGTCTTGGGGTACCCGGCAGCCCTTGCTGTGTCCGATACCTTGGTCAAAGCGGCTCAGGTTACCCTTGTCAGTTGTGAGGGGATTGGTGCGGGCTATTGGACAGTGGTGATTCGGGGAGAGGTGGCGGACGTGAATGCAGCAGTTCGAGCAGCGCGATCGCTCAGTGGCCACGAGGTCATTTCCCATCAGATTATTGCCCGTCCCGATGGCAATCTCGAACAGGTTTTACCGATTGTAGTCCCGCAGCAGCCAGCCGAGGATTTTCTACTTTAA